The Parabacteroides sp. AD58 genome includes a window with the following:
- a CDS encoding TolC family protein — MMRTLIIGLSIGLLAAGVQAQEKPAEWTLRSCLDYALANNIQIKKSRVNELSGLEDTELAKAQLFPSLSASVTQGFVNYPSSDAESNNSYTGNYAVNANWTLFDGGQRSKTIKQQKLQNEVDKLSTEQSEDDIQIAIVQTYLQVMYAMESVKINENTVETSKAERDRAEELYKAGSISSVDLAQLESQYSTDKYQLVVAQTNLDNYKLQLKQLLELDITEDISLNMPDVDESEVVTPLPDKESIYQTSLAVMPQIRSSELSIEVAELEKQKAKAAYWPTLSMNAGIGTGHLSGTNYTFGSQIWNKFNESVGLTINIPIFANREKKTAYNKAQLAITTSQLDLLNAQKDLLQTVEGIYLDATSAQSQYVSAVERLSYIEQSFKLTEEQFFLGMKNTLEMLTEKNNLLSAQQEVLQSKYMAIMSIQLLNIYQKKPVDINI; from the coding sequence ATGATGCGGACATTAATAATAGGTTTATCAATTGGACTGTTGGCGGCGGGTGTACAAGCCCAAGAAAAACCGGCAGAATGGACGCTCCGTTCGTGTTTGGATTATGCGTTGGCAAACAATATCCAAATTAAGAAGAGTCGGGTGAATGAATTATCGGGACTGGAAGATACGGAGCTGGCTAAGGCTCAGTTATTCCCTTCTTTATCGGCTTCGGTAACACAAGGTTTTGTAAACTATCCTTCGTCGGATGCAGAGAGTAACAATAGTTATACAGGTAATTATGCTGTCAATGCAAACTGGACGCTTTTTGATGGGGGACAACGATCGAAGACGATCAAGCAACAGAAACTGCAGAATGAAGTGGATAAGTTGTCGACAGAACAAAGTGAGGATGACATCCAGATAGCAATTGTCCAGACATATCTGCAAGTGATGTATGCGATGGAATCTGTAAAGATCAACGAAAATACAGTAGAGACTTCGAAGGCAGAGCGTGATCGGGCAGAAGAGCTGTATAAGGCGGGTTCGATTTCTTCGGTCGATCTGGCTCAACTGGAAAGTCAGTACAGTACAGATAAATATCAGCTGGTGGTTGCTCAGACGAACTTAGATAATTATAAGCTGCAGCTGAAGCAATTGCTTGAACTGGATATTACAGAAGATATTTCATTGAATATGCCGGATGTGGATGAATCGGAAGTAGTGACTCCTTTACCGGATAAAGAATCTATCTATCAGACGTCGCTGGCTGTCATGCCGCAGATCCGGAGCAGTGAGCTTTCTATTGAAGTAGCTGAATTGGAAAAGCAAAAGGCAAAAGCAGCTTATTGGCCTACCTTATCCATGAATGCGGGTATCGGAACAGGACATCTTTCTGGCACAAACTACACTTTTGGTAGTCAAATATGGAATAAATTCAACGAGAGTGTTGGATTAACAATTAATATTCCTATATTTGCGAATCGGGAAAAGAAGACAGCTTATAATAAAGCGCAGCTGGCCATTACAACCAGTCAGCTGGATTTGTTGAACGCTCAGAAAGATTTGCTTCAGACGGTTGAAGGCATTTATTTGGACGCCACATCTGCTCAGAGTCAATATGTATCAGCCGTTGAACGATTATCGTATATCGAACAAAGTTTTAAACTAACTGAAGAACAGTTTTTCCTGGGAATGAAGAATACACTGGAGATGCTGACGGAAAAAAACAACCTGTTGAGTGCTCAGCAGGAAGTTCTTCAGTCAAAATATATGGCAATCATGAGTATACAACTTTTAAACATTTATCAGAAGAAGCCCGTCGATATCAATATTTAG
- a CDS encoding SusC/RagA family TonB-linked outer membrane protein: protein MLRKKMFSSFKHSRTAAVSMLMSFCMTGAVFAQKGMIKGTVVDENGEPVIGANVLVKGTTNGTITDMDGNYVINVENMKNVVLQVSYVGYNSIEEAVKGRNTVPIKLESSVVNLGEVVAIGYGTQTRKEITGSVANVSEENFNKGVTRDASDLLQGKVAGLTITSGSGDVTRGSQIQLRGTSTLQNDQGPMIVIDGIPGGDMSTVSPSDIESISVLKDASSAAIYGSRAAGGVILITTKRGSGSKTQINYDGYVTASTVANKPDMLNAAEWRAANEALGKDISIYDKYNNDTDWFDEMTRTGISQQHSLSLSGGSSKSNYRASYTYMDRNGVARDNWMKRHSFRFQFQQRAINDRLRIGLTGSATLTDMQMPFADDFILAYNMLPVYPVYNADGSYFTDANHNYDQGNPVQNQDQNYKKRTNNYFYGAGDVQFTIIDGLTTKVQLYKSRFNSDYSEWQDPRNSRGQGSTGLGVRQARTWDRDLLEWTGNYNKAFGSDEQHKLDAIIGYSWESNKYADQRSQVSNFAVVGMGADNLQSGNLLQIGNITSSRNEYKLISLFARAHYSYLERYMITATVRRDGSSKFGANHKWGTFPSVSAAWGISQESFMEDVNWVNDLKLRAGYGVTGNQDGLQPYKSLDLYSAAGTYYSNGAWPIAYRMSQNANADLKWEQTAMLNIGLDFTLFNSRLNGTIEWYDKRTSDMLYNYEVSTPTYVYNTIAANVGDMKNTGVEILLNLDVIRNKNFTWNTSINLAHNKNEITKLSNELYSTGKVYVGDPWIRGGSGVTSHVLEVGHPVGQFYMLKCNGLDENGKYIIEDINGDGQITDDDRTYCGDAQPDLTYGWNNTFSWKNWDASIFFRGTIGNKVLNNPLAAYGNNTYIDGNNAMDNDDLLVLRENSRICSYYIENASYLRLDNMSIGYTFNTKKIDWLEKARVYVAGQNLFVITGYKGLDPEVENFRGEATDNNAGLDPGIEPRNYMPKARSFTFGVNLTF, encoded by the coding sequence ATGCTTAGAAAGAAAATGTTCTCTTCTTTCAAACATTCGAGGACTGCAGCAGTCTCGATGTTGATGTCTTTCTGTATGACAGGAGCTGTCTTTGCACAGAAAGGTATGATTAAAGGTACTGTAGTGGACGAAAACGGTGAACCGGTTATCGGTGCGAACGTCCTAGTAAAAGGAACTACTAATGGCACAATTACCGATATGGACGGTAATTATGTTATTAACGTGGAAAACATGAAAAATGTAGTCCTGCAAGTTTCTTACGTGGGATATAACTCCATTGAAGAAGCTGTAAAAGGACGAAACACTGTTCCTATCAAACTGGAATCTTCCGTAGTAAACTTGGGTGAAGTTGTAGCAATCGGTTATGGTACACAGACTCGTAAAGAAATTACCGGTTCTGTTGCCAATGTCTCAGAAGAAAACTTCAACAAAGGTGTAACCCGTGATGCTTCCGACTTGTTGCAAGGTAAAGTTGCCGGTTTGACCATTACTTCTGGTTCGGGTGATGTAACCCGTGGCTCACAAATCCAGTTGCGTGGTACTTCAACCTTACAGAACGACCAGGGCCCGATGATCGTTATCGATGGTATTCCAGGTGGTGATATGTCAACAGTTTCTCCTTCAGATATTGAATCAATTTCTGTCTTGAAGGATGCTTCCTCAGCCGCCATCTACGGATCACGTGCCGCCGGTGGTGTTATCTTGATTACGACTAAACGTGGATCAGGATCTAAGACGCAAATTAATTATGACGGTTATGTAACCGCTTCAACTGTTGCCAACAAGCCCGACATGCTGAATGCAGCCGAATGGAGAGCTGCCAATGAAGCGTTAGGGAAAGATATTTCTATCTATGATAAATATAACAATGACACTGATTGGTTCGATGAAATGACTCGTACAGGTATTTCTCAGCAACACTCTTTGTCTTTGTCGGGTGGTTCATCAAAGAGCAACTACCGTGCATCCTATACCTATATGGACCGTAACGGTGTTGCCCGTGATAACTGGATGAAGCGCCATAGCTTCCGTTTCCAGTTCCAGCAGCGTGCCATTAACGATCGTTTGCGTATTGGATTAACCGGTTCTGCTACCCTGACTGATATGCAGATGCCGTTTGCAGATGACTTCATCTTGGCCTACAACATGTTGCCTGTATATCCGGTTTATAATGCAGATGGTTCTTATTTCACCGATGCGAACCACAATTACGACCAAGGTAACCCGGTACAGAACCAGGATCAGAACTATAAGAAAAGAACAAACAACTATTTCTATGGAGCTGGTGATGTACAATTCACTATCATAGATGGATTGACAACCAAAGTTCAATTGTATAAGAGTCGTTTTAATTCTGATTATAGTGAATGGCAAGATCCTCGTAACTCCAGAGGGCAAGGTTCCACAGGTCTAGGTGTCCGCCAAGCAAGAACTTGGGATCGTGATTTGTTGGAATGGACAGGTAATTATAACAAAGCTTTCGGAAGTGACGAACAGCATAAATTAGATGCTATCATCGGTTACTCTTGGGAAAGTAATAAATATGCCGATCAAAGATCACAAGTTTCAAACTTCGCTGTGGTAGGAATGGGAGCAGATAATCTGCAAAGTGGTAACTTATTACAAATTGGTAACATCACTTCCAGCCGAAATGAATATAAATTGATCTCTTTGTTTGCCCGTGCCCACTATAGCTATTTGGAAAGATATATGATCACCGCTACAGTACGTCGAGATGGTTCCTCTAAGTTCGGTGCCAATCATAAGTGGGGTACTTTCCCATCCGTATCTGCAGCTTGGGGTATCAGTCAGGAATCTTTCATGGAAGATGTTAATTGGGTAAACGACTTGAAACTGCGCGCCGGTTATGGTGTAACAGGTAACCAAGACGGTTTACAGCCTTATAAATCATTGGATCTGTATTCAGCAGCCGGAACTTATTACAGTAATGGAGCATGGCCTATTGCTTATCGAATGTCACAGAATGCCAATGCTGATTTAAAATGGGAACAGACAGCTATGTTGAATATCGGTTTAGACTTTACATTATTCAACAGCCGTTTGAACGGTACTATCGAATGGTATGACAAACGAACTTCAGATATGTTGTATAATTATGAAGTTTCTACTCCTACCTATGTGTATAATACCATTGCTGCCAACGTAGGTGATATGAAGAATACCGGTGTTGAAATTTTATTGAATTTAGACGTTATCCGTAATAAGAATTTCACATGGAATACTTCTATCAACTTAGCACACAATAAAAATGAAATCACAAAATTGTCTAACGAATTATATTCTACAGGCAAAGTATATGTAGGTGATCCATGGATCCGTGGTGGTTCAGGTGTAACCTCTCATGTCCTTGAAGTTGGTCATCCTGTCGGCCAATTCTATATGCTGAAATGTAATGGATTAGATGAAAATGGTAAATATATCATCGAAGATATCAATGGCGATGGTCAGATTACAGATGATGACCGTACATACTGTGGTGATGCCCAGCCGGATTTGACTTACGGATGGAATAACACCTTCTCTTGGAAGAACTGGGATGCTAGCATCTTCTTCCGTGGAACTATCGGCAACAAAGTCTTGAATAACCCGCTGGCTGCCTATGGTAACAACACGTATATTGATGGTAACAATGCAATGGACAATGATGATTTGTTAGTATTACGTGAGAACTCTCGTATATGCTCATACTACATTGAAAATGCTTCATACCTTCGTTTAGACAATATGTCAATAGGTTACACATTCAATACAAAGAAAATTGACTGGTTAGAAAAAGCACGTGTATATGTAGCAGGACAAAACTTGTTCGTAATTACAGGTTATAAAGGTCTTGACCCTGAAGTAGAAAACTTCCGTGGTGAAGCAACTGATAATAATGCCGGTCTGGATCCAGGTATTGAACCACGTAACTATATGCCAAAAGCAAGATCATTTACATTTGGTGTTAACTTAACATTCTAA
- a CDS encoding RagB/SusD family nutrient uptake outer membrane protein, whose amino-acid sequence MKRKTILSFLTGICMLGGLTSCFNLDETVYDKLPAETFGQTDVEINALVGNAHNTMKRFATTFMHTSECAGSMAVVPTRLGGDWYDGGQYAEMYMHSWTGMTLRIRDSWDAATESIATCNAAIDLLQNSTVLSETDKQTKIADVRGVRAFWIYVMMDYWGNIPLLVEYSATDKVYPNNSSRQTVFDWLTTELNEIKDICPTVSTANYGSFTQGAAYTLLAKLYLNAEAWGVTTSENNYQKVVEYCDKVMSLGYTLEPNWKDNFSVNNQNSKEAILAATFSSADTGSDGNIKWELHNNTLHYKDYLALGIDAANTWNGICAQPDYVKLFPEDDPRREGSFLIGMIIDQTTGEPVITDHGYELNHTVDVTIIPGTEYAGSNWGAVNQHDGARCFKWEFATDLTTSMENDFHIFRLADVYLMKAEALLRGGGNAGEATTLVNAIRERAYGNSDHDYSSVSLADVQLERRLELAWECYSRQDDIRFGCYDQGMWPESNCARLTGEHLKLMPISQDAWQLNPNLTQNPGYAAFSN is encoded by the coding sequence ATGAAACGAAAAACTATATTATCTTTTTTAACAGGAATATGTATGTTAGGAGGTTTAACATCATGTTTTAATTTGGATGAAACGGTGTATGACAAACTTCCTGCAGAAACATTCGGCCAAACAGATGTTGAAATCAACGCACTGGTAGGCAACGCTCATAATACAATGAAACGTTTTGCTACAACTTTCATGCACACCTCTGAATGTGCCGGCTCTATGGCTGTTGTCCCGACTCGTTTAGGCGGTGACTGGTACGATGGTGGTCAGTATGCAGAAATGTATATGCATTCATGGACAGGTATGACTCTTCGCATCCGTGACTCTTGGGATGCAGCTACTGAATCAATTGCTACTTGCAACGCAGCAATCGACCTGCTCCAGAATTCGACAGTACTAAGTGAAACAGATAAACAAACTAAAATAGCTGATGTACGAGGTGTACGTGCTTTTTGGATTTATGTTATGATGGATTATTGGGGAAATATACCTTTACTAGTTGAATACAGTGCAACAGACAAAGTATATCCTAACAATTCTTCTCGTCAGACTGTATTTGATTGGTTAACAACAGAGCTAAACGAGATTAAAGATATTTGTCCAACAGTATCTACTGCTAATTATGGTTCATTTACACAAGGTGCTGCTTATACTTTATTAGCTAAACTGTATTTGAATGCAGAAGCTTGGGGCGTAACTACATCTGAAAACAATTATCAAAAGGTAGTTGAGTACTGCGACAAAGTTATGTCGTTGGGATATACCTTGGAACCTAATTGGAAAGATAATTTTAGTGTCAACAACCAGAACTCAAAAGAAGCTATCTTAGCAGCTACTTTCAGCAGTGCCGATACAGGTAGCGATGGTAATATCAAGTGGGAACTACACAACAATACCTTGCACTATAAAGATTATTTAGCGTTAGGAATTGATGCAGCAAATACATGGAATGGTATTTGTGCCCAGCCGGATTATGTAAAATTATTCCCGGAAGATGATCCTCGTCGTGAAGGTAGTTTCTTAATTGGAATGATTATTGATCAAACTACTGGAGAACCTGTTATAACAGACCATGGATATGAATTAAATCATACAGTTGATGTTACCATTATCCCTGGCACAGAATATGCCGGTTCTAACTGGGGTGCAGTTAATCAGCATGATGGAGCCCGCTGCTTCAAATGGGAATTTGCTACGGACTTAACAACGTCAATGGAAAATGACTTCCATATTTTCCGCTTGGCTGATGTATATTTAATGAAAGCAGAAGCTTTATTACGAGGAGGAGGTAATGCCGGTGAAGCTACAACCTTAGTTAATGCGATCCGTGAACGTGCATACGGCAATTCTGATCATGATTATTCAAGCGTGTCACTTGCCGATGTCCAACTTGAACGTCGCTTAGAACTAGCATGGGAATGCTATTCACGACAGGATGATATCCGTTTCGGTTGTTACGACCAAGGTATGTGGCCAGAATCAAATTGTGCTCGTCTTACAGGTGAACATCTGAAATTAATGCCTATTTCTCAGGATGCATGGCAGTTAAATCCGAATTTAACTCAGAATCCGGGTTATGCAGCTTTCAGTAATTAA
- the pulA gene encoding type I pullulanase, protein MKINQLSTLICMSICMTEFTYAIPPVEGMQIVAEPDYAIPNQPICEMNYSPAATQFSLWAPSAIEAEIRIYTLYDSPEPEQIIPLDPDLKGSWNQTVQGDLKGKFYTFRVNIDDVWQKETPGIFARAVGVNGDRGAIIDFQETNPEDWNNDTRPEMKNPADIVLYEMHHRDFSIHPSSGIQHKGKFLALTETGTTTANGEKTGIDHLKELGITHVHILPSFDFASVDETKLDQNAYNWGYDPKNYNVPDGSYATDPYNPVTRIKEFKEMVQALHKAGIRVVLDVVYNHTYSAADSPFERTVPGYFFRMYENGEFCNGSACGNETASNHRMMHKYMVESVCYWAKEYHIDGFRFDLMAIHDIETMNAIREALNAIDPTILTYGEGWAVGQLGYDENKLAYKKYTYRMPGIAAFSDNLRDGLRGPFSDHHKGAFIVGLPGHEEEVKFGIAGGVLHKQVKANEFWAAEPTQHISYVSCHDDHCLRDRLINTLGNDTSEETVLKLDKLAQTAVLTSQGIPFIFCGEELFRTKQGVGNSYKSPDAINAIPWTNKTKYHDLYQYYKELIAIRRAHPAFYLGTAEKVREHLEFLPVEGDNLVAFQLKDIQGVDSAQRIIVVLNSNKTNRKVQIPDDTYQVVVKNGKADRNGLGTHTGPNLEVDAQSATILIKNQ, encoded by the coding sequence ATGAAAATCAACCAGCTCTCTACACTTATTTGCATGAGTATATGTATGACTGAATTTACTTATGCCATACCACCTGTTGAAGGAATGCAAATTGTTGCAGAACCAGATTACGCCATTCCAAATCAACCAATTTGTGAAATGAATTATTCGCCGGCAGCTACACAATTTTCTTTATGGGCGCCCTCTGCTATCGAAGCAGAAATCCGGATCTACACTTTATACGACAGTCCGGAACCGGAACAGATCATTCCCCTCGATCCCGATCTGAAAGGAAGTTGGAATCAAACCGTACAAGGAGACCTGAAAGGAAAATTCTACACCTTTAGAGTGAATATCGATGATGTATGGCAAAAAGAGACACCCGGAATCTTTGCCCGTGCTGTGGGTGTAAACGGCGACAGGGGCGCCATCATAGATTTCCAGGAAACCAATCCTGAGGATTGGAATAACGATACCCGACCGGAAATGAAAAATCCGGCAGATATTGTCTTATACGAAATGCACCATCGCGATTTCTCCATTCACCCGTCATCAGGGATACAACATAAAGGAAAATTCTTAGCACTGACAGAAACAGGAACAACCACTGCCAATGGAGAAAAAACAGGAATTGATCACCTGAAAGAATTAGGCATTACCCATGTACATATTCTGCCTTCTTTTGATTTTGCTTCGGTAGATGAAACAAAATTAGATCAGAACGCATATAACTGGGGATATGATCCGAAGAACTACAATGTGCCTGATGGTTCATATGCCACTGATCCTTATAATCCGGTCACACGAATCAAGGAATTCAAGGAAATGGTACAAGCCTTGCATAAAGCCGGTATCCGTGTTGTACTGGATGTCGTATACAATCATACATACTCAGCTGCCGACAGCCCGTTTGAACGGACAGTTCCCGGTTATTTCTTCCGTATGTACGAGAACGGAGAGTTCTGTAACGGATCGGCTTGTGGAAACGAGACAGCCAGCAACCACCGGATGATGCACAAATACATGGTTGAATCGGTTTGTTACTGGGCTAAAGAATACCACATTGACGGATTCCGCTTTGATTTGATGGCTATCCACGATATAGAAACCATGAACGCTATTCGGGAAGCACTGAACGCCATTGATCCAACCATCCTGACATACGGCGAAGGCTGGGCTGTCGGTCAGTTAGGATATGATGAAAATAAACTTGCCTATAAGAAATATACGTATCGCATGCCAGGTATTGCTGCTTTCAGCGATAATCTGCGTGACGGTTTACGCGGTCCGTTCTCTGATCATCATAAAGGAGCCTTTATAGTAGGCCTGCCGGGACACGAAGAAGAAGTAAAATTCGGTATTGCCGGAGGTGTCTTACATAAACAAGTAAAAGCCAACGAATTCTGGGCAGCCGAACCAACCCAACATATCAGTTATGTAAGTTGCCACGACGACCATTGCCTGCGTGACCGTTTAATAAATACATTGGGAAATGATACGTCGGAAGAAACCGTACTTAAATTGGATAAATTGGCTCAGACAGCCGTATTGACCTCACAAGGTATTCCTTTTATCTTCTGTGGAGAAGAATTATTCCGTACCAAGCAAGGAGTAGGCAACAGTTATAAAAGTCCGGATGCCATCAATGCGATTCCATGGACGAATAAAACAAAGTATCATGATTTATATCAGTATTATAAAGAGCTGATCGCCATCCGTCGGGCACATCCAGCTTTCTATTTGGGAACAGCTGAAAAAGTACGCGAGCATTTGGAATTCCTGCCAGTGGAAGGTGATAATTTAGTAGCCTTTCAATTGAAGGACATACAAGGAGTCGATTCAGCACAGCGGATCATTGTGGTCTTGAACAGCAATAAGACTAATAGGAAAGTACAAATTCCGGATGATACATATCAGGTAGTTGTAAAAAATGGAAAAGCTGATCGCAATGGATTGGGAACTCATACAGGCCCGAATCTGGAAGTGGATGCACAGTCGGCCACCATCTTAATCAAGAATCAATAA
- the tyrS gene encoding tyrosine--tRNA ligase: protein MNFVEELRWRGMIHTMMPGTEELLEKEMVTAYVGIDPTADSLHIGHLVSVMILRHFQRCGHKPLALIGGATGMIGDPSGKSAERNLLDEETLRHNQECIKKQLSKFLDFESDAPNKAELVNNYDWMKDFTFLDFARTVGKHITVNYMMAKDSVQKRLNGEARDGLSFTEFTYQLLQGYDFLYLYEHKNCKLQMGGSDQWGNITTGAELIRRTNGGEVFALTCPLITKADGGKFGKTESGNIWLDRRYTSPYKFYQFWLNVSDADAAKYIKIFTALPKDEIEALIAEQEAAPHLRPLQKRLAKEVTVMVHSEEDYEAAVEASNILFGNATSEALKKLDEETLLDVFNGVPQFEVSRDEIAAGVKLIDLCTEKANIFPSKGEMRKLIQSGGVSVNKEKVSDTDMIINTSHLLDDKYLLVQRGKKNYYLIIVK from the coding sequence ATGAATTTTGTAGAAGAATTAAGATGGCGTGGAATGATTCATACCATGATGCCGGGTACTGAAGAATTGTTGGAAAAAGAAATGGTGACTGCTTATGTGGGTATTGATCCGACAGCCGATTCATTGCATATCGGACACTTGGTAAGCGTTATGATCCTTAGACATTTCCAGCGGTGCGGACATAAACCTCTGGCATTGATAGGCGGTGCAACCGGTATGATTGGCGATCCGTCTGGTAAATCAGCAGAACGAAATCTGTTAGACGAAGAAACATTACGTCATAATCAGGAATGTATCAAAAAACAGTTGAGCAAATTTCTGGACTTTGAATCAGATGCTCCCAACAAAGCAGAACTGGTAAATAACTACGACTGGATGAAAGACTTCACGTTTCTGGACTTTGCCCGTACCGTAGGTAAGCATATTACCGTTAATTATATGATGGCAAAAGACTCTGTACAGAAGCGTCTGAATGGTGAAGCCCGCGATGGTCTGTCATTCACAGAATTTACTTATCAGCTGTTGCAAGGATACGACTTCCTGTATCTTTACGAACATAAAAACTGCAAACTTCAGATGGGTGGTTCAGACCAATGGGGAAATATTACTACCGGAGCTGAACTGATCCGCCGTACCAACGGAGGAGAAGTATTTGCTCTGACCTGTCCGCTTATTACGAAAGCCGACGGTGGCAAGTTCGGAAAAACAGAATCAGGTAACATCTGGTTGGATCGCCGTTATACTTCACCTTATAAATTCTATCAGTTCTGGCTGAATGTAAGTGATGCCGATGCAGCCAAATACATCAAGATCTTTACAGCTCTTCCTAAAGATGAAATCGAAGCTCTGATAGCTGAACAGGAAGCCGCACCACATTTGCGTCCGCTCCAGAAACGATTGGCAAAAGAAGTAACCGTAATGGTTCATTCCGAAGAAGATTATGAAGCAGCAGTCGAAGCTTCCAATATTCTGTTTGGCAATGCCACTTCAGAAGCGTTGAAAAAACTGGATGAAGAAACTTTGCTCGACGTATTCAACGGTGTTCCTCAGTTTGAAGTATCACGTGATGAAATTGCAGCCGGTGTCAAACTGATTGATCTTTGTACAGAAAAAGCAAATATATTCCCGTCGAAAGGTGAAATGCGTAAACTGATCCAAAGCGGAGGTGTCAGCGTCAACAAAGAAAAAGTCAGCGACACCGATATGATTATCAATACCAGCCACTTATTAGACGATAAGTATCTGCTCGTACAGCGTGGCAAGAAAAATTATTACTTGATAATTGTAAAATAA
- the rbr gene encoding rubrerythrin — protein MGKSIKGTRTEQNLLKSFAGESQARSRYTYFASVAKKEGFEQIAAVFMETAEQEKEHAKRFFKFLEGGMVEITASYPAGIISTTKENLAAAAAGENEEWSDMYPEFAKVADEEGFPEIAVAFRMIAKVEAEHEKRYRTLLARVEADKVFERDEEILWQCRNCGFVLSAKKAPLKCPACLHPQAYFEPMKQNY, from the coding sequence ATGGGAAAAAGTATTAAAGGAACACGTACAGAACAGAATCTGTTGAAATCATTTGCAGGCGAATCACAGGCAAGAAGCCGTTATACATATTTTGCCAGCGTAGCCAAGAAAGAAGGTTTCGAACAAATTGCAGCTGTCTTTATGGAAACAGCTGAACAGGAAAAAGAACACGCTAAACGTTTCTTCAAATTCCTGGAAGGCGGTATGGTTGAAATCACAGCTTCCTATCCTGCTGGTATCATCAGTACTACAAAAGAAAACTTAGCCGCTGCCGCTGCTGGTGAAAACGAAGAATGGTCAGATATGTATCCTGAATTTGCCAAGGTAGCCGACGAAGAAGGTTTCCCGGAAATAGCAGTTGCCTTCCGTATGATTGCCAAGGTAGAAGCAGAACACGAGAAACGCTATCGCACACTGTTGGCCCGTGTTGAAGCTGATAAAGTATTTGAAAGAGACGAAGAAATCTTGTGGCAGTGCCGTAACTGTGGTTTCGTATTGAGTGCCAAGAAAGCTCCGCTGAAATGTCCGGCATGTTTACATCCGCAGGCTTACTTCGAACCGATGAAGCAAAACTATTAA